The following is a genomic window from bacterium.
GTTCTTCTCGTCCCACCGTCCTCCCGTCGCGGTCGTGAACACGTAGCCGGGCTCCGACCACAGCCCCTCGCGATCGCGCCGTGACTTGCGGAGCTCGTCGAGCAGGGCCTTCACCTCCGGCGACAGTGGTACGGTGCGAGCCTTATCCGTCTTGGGTGTCTTGATCGTTCCGTGCACGAGGGCGTCGCGAACGCGGATGCCGTCCGGTTGGACGTGCTCCCATCGGAGTGCCAGAAGCTCGCCGCGGCGCATTCCTGTGCAGATGGCTGCCAACAGAACCGGGTAGACGTACGGCTCTCGCTTCTTCGCGATGCCGAGCAGGACCGAAACCTCCTCGCGCGTCCAGGCGTCGACCTCGCGCACTCCCTGGCCCTCGTAGCGGCGGCCGATCCTGCGAACCATGTCACCGCAACGTGCCGCAGGATTCCGTTCGACGAGACCGGCTTCGATGTGAAGCGAGTAGACGCGGCGGAGGGCGGACAGTGCGTTGCGGATCGTGGCGGCCGACTTTCCGGCCTCGAACCGGTCCTCGACGAAGCGCCGCATGTCGTCGCGCGTGAGGGCGCGCAGGTCACGATCGCGGAAGAACTTCACCAGATGACCTTCGATCGATCCGCGATGCGTCTCCTCGGTGCTGGGCGACATCTCTGAGGCGTGCGTCTTGAGCCAGCCCCGGAGAGCCTCGTCGCAGGGCAGGGCACCGCCCACCATCCAGTGGTCCGCGGCCTCCTCCTCGGCGTTCACCTGCGCTGCGATTCGCTCCGCCGATTCCCGGGACTTCGCCTTCCGCTTCGTCTCCTTCTGGCCCTCATAGGTGACGACGTACCAGCCCTTCGAGACGCGCTCGCCCGCCTTGTTCCTCCGAAACAGCTCCCGCGCCTTCGCCCGCATGTGCATCAGCCTACGCCCTTTCGCAGATCACGCACGGTGGCGAGCTCGGAGCGGGAGAGCGGCTCAGCGCGATCCTGCTGTGCCTCCGCGCGCGCGAGGCCCGCGAATCGCTGCACGCTGGCGACGGTCACCATCTTCTTTCCGCATACGCGGCGGGCCTCTAGCTTTCCTTCTTCGAGCAGATTCCGCACCGAGCGATCCCCGACACCGAGCACTGCCGCCGACTCCTTCACGGAGAGCCAGGGCAACGCCTGCCAGTGCTCGATGGATCGCTCGAAGGGCATCAGGCCTCAACCACGTTGCGAGCTATCGCAGGCCGCGAAGCTTCTGAATCTCGAGCTGAATGTTGGAGAGCATCAGGACGACGCCGGGATGGCCCCCGAGGCCCGTGTCCTTCAGGAGGCCCTGAAGCTCCGCGTCTCGGCCGAACTCGAGGAGCGTGGCCTCGGCGCGCTCCCGTACTGCCTGACCATCTGGGCGAGCGTCGATCACCCGGCGCCACTCCGCGTCCTCCTGTTCGAACTGGGCGCGTTGTGCCGCTGTGTGTGCCTCGAGCGCGCGAGCTACATGCTGTTCGGCGGCCGATACGACCTGCAGCTGCTGCTTGGGCGAGAGCTCGATTCCGGCGAGAGCCTCGGCGGCCAGGGCCGCGTCCTCGGCGTTGATCTCTCGGGTTGGGCTCGAGCTGCTCTCGACGAAAGCCTCGGCGGCTTCGAGTAGGGAGTCGCTCGAGATCTCGCTCGTCTCAGTCGCCGCCCCCTCCGCCAGGTCGCCCTTGGACTTCTTCTGGACCCAGTCATTGGCGGGCGGCTCGTCGTCGTCGGACTGCGTCTCGCCGTCCTGTCGTGCGAGGAACTCGTCCCACGACTCGCCGGGCCGGGCGGCGTTCGGCTCGACCGCGAACGCGTCGTCCTGTGCTGCCTCGCTGGCCGCGTCGGCCTCTGCGTTGCCTTGGTCCAGGTCGCCGTAGATCGACCGTCCGATTCTGCCCATGGAATCACTGCTCATGCGTTTCTCCTCAGTCCTCGACGAACTCTTCAATCAGGTCCTCGGTCAGGTTGGTGATGGCATCGAGCGGGCGACCGAACGTGATCCCGTAGGACCGCACGAGCCCGAGGAACACCTCGAGCTCGTCGTCAGCGTTCGCGAGGTCCTCGTACTCGTCCGCGATGCGCTGGACGGGAGAATCCGCGCCACGGAACCGCGGCCCGACGCCAGTGATCGCCCGCGTGACGCCCGAGAGCTCGACGATCGGTAGGGTCCCGACCATCTCCGACAGCCCCGCGGTCGCGAGCAGCTTGGCGAGTTCACCCTCGTCCTCGACCTCGAACAGGTTCCCGGCGATGAGCGCCGCGCCGATACCGGGGAGCCAGTAGCGGAGCGTGTAGGAGGCGAGCAAGTTGCCGACGTCGCGCTCCTTGGCGAACTGCCGGAGGCTCGCGCGCCCCTGGTTGTAGAGCGTGTTGCGCCACGAGTAGAACAGGAGCAGCTGCCGCAGCCCCTCGTCGCCCCTCTGGATGGCCGCGAGGTCCTTCTGCCCGGCGCCGCCCTGGCTCATGCGGACGATTGAGTCCGCGAACTCGACGGACTGCTTGTGGTCGAGACCGAGCTCGACGGTCGCGGCGTCGTAGGAGCCGAGCCAGACGGGCAGGTCGACCGAGTAGAGCTGGACCTTGCCGATCAACTCCATCGACGCCCGCGTCGCGCGCGCCCCCAAGTCGCTCTTCCCGACCTGGCGGCGGAGCATGTCGCGGAGGTCGCGGTCGATCTGGCCGACGCGGTGCCGCATCTCGCCAGACTGCTCGGACACCCGGTCATAGACAGCCTGCATGCGGCGGGGATTGAGGCCCGCGTAGGCCTTTCGGATCCCGGAGGCGTAGTGCTTCGTCCAGTTCGGGACACGCTCGCGGAGCGTCGCCATCGCGTTGAGGTTCCCGAGCACCTGCGCGGCGAGGGTCGTGTATCGGAAGCCGAGCGTGTACGTCGTGACATGCACTCGCGTTGCGCGGAGCCCCTTCGCGAGTCCGCTCAGCGCACGGTTGTCCACGTGCCGATCGGTCGCGATCGAAGTGAGCCAGGGATTGAAGAGCTCGGTCATCGCTGGGCCGACCGTTTGGTTGAGCCGATCCTTGAACGCCGGCGCCTTCAACAGCCTGTCGATCTGGGTCAGCGTCTCGCGGTACGCTAGGTCGTGGATCACCTGGTCGAGGTGCGCCGCCACGACGCCCAGATCGAGGAGGAGAGGGCCGACGGCACGGGTCCGCTCGATCGTGTGGCCGTGACCCGTGATCGGCCGCTTGAACTGGGTCTCGAGACCCGCGTACAGATCCTTCTCGGCGTTCACGAAGGCCCGGCTCGATTCGTTGTGGTCGTAGACGACCGGGAAGTACCCGCCCCGGTAGCGCCCATGCACGGTAACGACCTCGCGCGGCTGGACCTTGGCGGGCACGACGCCGACGAGTCGGCGCTCTTGCTCAGCGATACGGGGCCACAGGGACTCGATCAGGTCCCAGGTCGCCTGGACGAAGTTCCAGTCCGCGCGAGACAGCTCAGAGTCGAGGACCGAGAAGATCGCTCGCTCAGTCCAGCCGCGGCCCTCCATGAGCTTCTGGAAGTTCGACTCGTTGCCGGTGTTGAGCGCGATCGCGAGAAGCTCGCTCTTGCTGGCACGCGTCTGCAGCTGCGGATGCCACTTCGGTGTGACGTAGCCGGCTCGATCCCCCTTCATGAGCTCGTCCATCAGCTCGGCGAAGGCCTGCGTGTACTCACGGCTCAGATCGTTGCGGTCTGCCTCGGCGTCGGCGATCGGCTGGAAGACGTGCTCGCGCCACGGCCCTCCAGGCTCGTGGCCATCCCACTCGTCGAAGAGGAACTCCATCCGGACGAGCGATGCCTCTGCCCCGACGACGTCCTGCTTGACGCCCTCGAAGTCGCTCGGGTTGAGATTCCCGCTCTTGGGCCGCTCCTTGAGGTTCGCTTCGGCGGATTCGATCAGCTCAAACCGGATATCGTCGAGCTCCCGCGCTTCGTTCTTCGTGCGGTACTCGAGCTTCCGACGAGCGAGCGTCTCGATGTTCTTGATCGAGTTCTCGAGATCGAGTAGCTCCTCGAGCGTCAGCTCCTTCCACGAGGTCGTGAAGGCCTCATCGCGCAGCCTGTCGGGGATGATGACCGACTCGTGCTCGCTCTCGCGCTCGAGGATCCAGTCCCGGAGGCTCTTTCGGCGATCGATCTCGCGGAGCGTTCGCGACTGGTTGAGGTCGAATCGAGCGAGGAGGGCGTGCACCTGTTCCGACGCCCCGGCCTTGCCGAGCCGCTCGAGCCGTGGGCGACTCTGCACGCGGCTGAAGTAGTTGGCCGCGGCCTTCGCCTTCTCGCGGGCGCTTCGGGCCTCCTGCTCCATGAACGCATTCAGCAGCTGCTTCCGGCGGTGCCCCTGGGCAGCTTGGAGATCGCCCCGCTCGGCCGCCTCGACGGCCAGGCGACTCTCGCGGGCAGCCGTGAGCCTATGGCGATGCGGCTCAAGGTGTCGGACGCGCGTGTTCCGCACCATTCGGGCCGCTTCGCTGCGCGCCGCGGAGAATGGGATGACCGGCACACCGAGTTGCTCCGCAAGCGACCGCTCCTCCTCGACGATCTGGTCGATCGAGAGCTCCGCGATGACGGGTTCCCCGGTCACGAAGTCGGTCTGCTGCTCGACGCTCTCCTGGTTGAGACTTTCGATCGCATCAGGGAGGCCCTGTCGAAAGGCCTGGGCCTCGTTCGGGGTCATGGCGTCGAACTCGAGCGCCGTGTGGTCGGCCACGGCGACGCCGAACTCCGTGGGTGCAATCCCCATCAAGTAGTCATCCATCGGGATGACGAAATCGCCCCCGCTCTGACGGACGTCCTCGATCTGCTCGAAGATCGAAGGAGCCTGCTCGCGAAGCGCGTCGAGTGCCGTCGGGTCAGCCGCATCGAGGAAGGCGAGGGCGGCCTCCGGGCGGATGTACACGGCGTCGATCCCGTCGCCCGCGTCGGCGGACTCGCGGATCAGCCGACGGAACGTCTCCGGGTCGGATTCGCGGAGCGTGGACTGCTGGGCGGCCCCCTTGAGCCGGAGCAGCCTCTGACCGTTCTCCACTGCGCGCTCGGCGAGGGACGAATCCGCCACGACGCGGGAGAGGCGCCCCGCCGCGGAGAGCCCGCCCCCGGCCTGCGCCCCCTGCTCGAGCGCAGACAGGATTCGGGCCCACACCGCGTCGGACCCGGTGAGTTCGAGCGGCTCGCCAGTGGAAGGATCCTCTAGGACGTGGGTGAACTCGTCGACGCCTTGCCCCTGGGCGGCGCCCGCGAGGAGCACCGAGGCGATCTGGACGCCTTCCTGCAGGGCCTCGGTGATGGCTTCGGTGGCGGCCCCCTCCGTGATCGAGCCCGCGAACCCGGCGAAGGCCCGCCGCAGCGCTGGGTTTCGGAGGGCTTCGGTGGCGGCCTTGCGCGAGAACACCCCCGTGATCTGGCCAACCCCGGGGACGTCGCGGAGGACACGCGACAGACCGAAGCGCTCGAGCAGGCCGTTGACGCCCCCGACGCCGAGCGCCATCGCCCGGGCTAGGTCTCGGTCGACCGGGACGCCGTCGTTGTCCGTGACCCGCTGCAGCTCTCGAAAGGCGTGTCCGGCTTCCGCGCGCGCCGAAGAAGCGAAGACGGCCAGAGAGCCCCCCAGCTTGAATCCCTCGGAGGCGGCGGCGCGCGCGCCGGCCAGCGCGCCTCCAGGCCCGGCGGGGAGCCCGGCCATCGCGCCGATCGGGGCGGCCCCTGCGGCGCCGACCACGCCCCCCTCGACGCCGGAGACCAGCGTCTCGGCCATATGGGGCAGGGCCTCAGCGACGACGCTCGGCGTGTTCAGCAGGATGCCGCTGATGCCCTCGTCGGGGACCCCGAAGTCGGGCCGCTCCCCGATCTGGCGCTCGAGGTACTGCATCTCGAGCTCCCGGAGCTCGTCCGGACCCTGC
Proteins encoded in this region:
- a CDS encoding tyrosine-type recombinase/integrase translates to MNAEEEAADHWMVGGALPCDEALRGWLKTHASEMSPSTEETHRGSIEGHLVKFFRDRDLRALTRDDMRRFVEDRFEAGKSAATIRNALSALRRVYSLHIEAGLVERNPAARCGDMVRRIGRRYEGQGVREVDAWTREEVSVLLGIAKKREPYVYPVLLAAICTGMRRGELLALRWEHVQPDGIRVRDALVHGTIKTPKTDKARTVPLSPEVKALLDELRKSRRDREGLWSEPGYVFTTATGGRWDEKNFGRAFRRLKTRCVDDDGETLIRPLSFHCCRHTFASWALEGGKSIVWLQHALGHASPDTTLRRYSHWIKPEQEDMGFLRIEVVQHG
- a CDS encoding helix-turn-helix domain-containing protein; translation: MPFERSIEHWQALPWLSVKESAAVLGVGDRSVRNLLEEGKLEARRVCGKKMVTVASVQRFAGLARAEAQQDRAEPLSRSELATVRDLRKGVG